The nucleotide window GGGCGCAGCTGGGTCTGGAGAAGTGTCTCAAGTACTCCCTGGACGTGGTCAGCGGCCTGCTCTTCCTTCACTCACAGAGCATCGTGCACTTGGACCTCAAGCCGGCCAACATTCTGATCAGCGAGCAGGACGTCTGCAAGATCGGTGACTTCGGCTGCTCCGCGAGGCTGGACGACGTGCCGTGCTTGCGGACCCCTCACCACCTGGGCGGCACCTACACCCACCGAGCGCCGGAGCTCCTGAAAGGAGAGCCCGTCACGCCCAGAGCGGACATCTATTCCTTCGCCATCACGCTCTGGCAGATGACCACGCGGGAGGCGCCCTACTCGGGGGAGCGGCAGCACGTGCTCTACGCCGTGGTGGCCTACGACCTTCGCCCGGCCCTCTCGGCGGCCGTCTTCACCGCCTCCATCCCCGGGAAGAAGCTGGAGAACGTCATCCAGCGCTGCTGGAGGGCCAGTGCTTCGCGGCGGCCAAGTGCAGAACTCCTGCTGGTGGACCTTCGCGCTTTACAAGCTGAACTGGGCTGACTCTAAACCTGCATCCAGATAAGCCTTTGTCTTtgtttgtattcatttttaaCGAAGTCAAGATGTAGGAAAAAACATATAGGTAGgatgaatttttagaaaataaagttccTAAAAACTCCTTTCGTCTCAAATGCTTCTTCTGAGACAAACAGCACAGCTACAAGTCTAGTAGTCCTGGTGGTACTTAGGACCTAATCTTATCCCTTTACAGATACTTCAACAGTCCCATAGTATTGCACTTATTCAAATTTGTTATTGATAAAAACCACTTTGCCCAAAACAGAACTGAATTGGAAAATGCcaaaattttctataaattcGAATAATATGCTCCATACCTAAATTTAAACTATTAGCAGTTTTACTTGCTCCCATACCAAATAAgtaaacactttttttaaaaaagactattttCCCCTCCTCCTACCCCCCCCAAAATAGCTACTTGTTTGTAATGACCTTCACACGTAACAATTTACAAATtgagataaatttatttttaaaggaataatgttttaaatgagTTCTTGGGATATTTTGCACTTGTACGTTCCATGAGTAGAAAAATTTTGCTAAAATACTTCTAAACTGGGTCCCTTTTCCTGTTATGTGGACACAGAAGTAGATGACACGACAAAGAAAGGTTATATGATGTGAGAAGAAATGAGGACCCCGAGGAATAGTAAAATTTAACATTGGGATGGAGGAGAGCAGACAAGGAGAAGCAGATTGCCCGTCCGAGAACTCAAGGCCATGGCTGCTGGTACATGGGTTTAAAAGAGTGAGGTGCCTGGACCTTGTCGTTAGGACAAAATTGACTTCCACTGAGCGACAGCACTTTCAGCAAGGGCTTGATGCAGAAGCAGTGTTTGGACTgttaaggagaagagagaagcagaaaccTTTAAAAGGGTAAGGTACACAGAAATGTTTTGAAATTGTTGATTTGGTTTAGTTTACTTTTAGGATAAAGGCAGTGAATTTATCTGTGAAAGAAGCAAGAGGAGACAGATAACTGATGAAGTTTAAGAACttgtagaagaaatgaaaagtaatgCCCAGGGAAAGAGACTGTAGCCTTGGAGAGAAAGCATCTCCTCCTGGACGTGAGCAAAAGAGGGCAGGACAACTGCTATCACAGGTAAGAtttcaaggaggaagaagagggactGGGGAAGTTCTCATCTGtggacttctatttttttttctgttaagagTGATTAAGGGTTGAGGGTCTACAGAGTGAGGTCAGGATTTAGAACTGTTCTTGAGGGAAGCAAAAGGCAGCTGTCATGACTGTGTATAATATTGGTACAGTGCTACCAGCTCTGTCCATGAAGCTGGGGACAAACCAGCCATAGACCAACACCAACAAATGCTTCCCTCTGTGTACTGTGGCAACAGGAGTTCATGTTGGCAAGTTTAAAATAcaatggatcaaaaaaaaaaaaaaatcacagtgggTCAGTTTGTTCTACCAGGTGTGTTAAAAGAAGATTCTAATTCCAGACTGACAGCTATAGAAGGATCCctactaaaaatattaaagtcCAGAATTCACTTCCCTGAATGAACATGGCCAAGGCTTAGATTCAAATATCTTCCCTTCTCCTGGGAACCATTCAGAGTGACAAAGAGAACAAGGGAAGGGACCTTGTAAACTGCATAGTCAGGGACACTAGGAGACGTAGAAAATGTACAGactccaaatgtcagtagtgaTGCCTAATGACTGCAGAGACCCTGTAGGGAAAGAATGCAGGGTGCCGTGCAGGTAGCTCAGGGGAGGACCCAGGGACCTATCGGTGGCAGATCCCAGAAAGACGTGGCAAAATAGATTCTCTGAAGAGCAGGTGGCCATGTGGAGTGCAGAAGTTGGGGACGGAACTCCTGAGATCAAACGGAGCTGAGCTTACGAGCgttgggagggaaagaaggaacagAGAGTGCTGAGGAGGGTCTAGCCACGGCAGAGCTCGGAAACATGTAGCAAAATGAGAGGGTCCCCAGGTGTGGGGCAGGAGACACGAGACAGGCACAGAAGCCTCCTGAGCCCAGTTCGCTTGGAGGGAGAAAGAGGTGTGGGTGCCTGGAGAGACCCACAGAAAGGCCATTTTTGAAGGAAACAAATCTGGTCTTCGTGGCTGCAGAGAAAGGAGGTCTTTGAGGTGTAGGAAGACCACCCAGAGGGGACGTAGAATAAGCCCACGGACTATGCATTTGGAACTGCTGAGAGTCACAGGAAATTATCTAAAGTAGGCAAGTCAAGTCAGAGGTAAGAGCATATTTAACAGTACAAAGATAAGGATTAAAAACACCACTGACTTAaattggggtggaggaggggagagggaaacgGACACAAGTTATCAGTGTTGTCACTGTCTCTACAAGTAAGCCCCCAGAGATGGTCTAAGACTGAGGACCTTACAGACCGGGAAGTAACAgaacaaaaatacaacaaacacgCTTCCTCAAAAGCAGAAGTAccaaaacaaaaggcaaaagaaCCAAACACAGACGGAAAGACAACACTATAAAccataaacacaaaataatacaaaatgtcAGAGTTAAGATCAAACCTGCCATTTCATTAACTGTAAGTGGCTTAACTCACCTATTAAAAGAAAAGCTCTGTGCTGTGAGATAAACTTTTACCCCAAAGGTAGGAGCCACGATTTTATCCTAAGATGAAGTGGAATTGAAGCCAAAGAAGGAGAGTTAATAATGTTAAAGAATACAATTCAGAATAAAGACATAAAAGGACTAACTGTGAACCAAATACCATAGTAACAATTTTCAAAGACTAGAAATAACAAGCAGTGTAAGGGCAAATCGAAACACTGTTCGTAGGAGActaatttacttcactctgtccaAAACAGATTAGATGGGCATGAAATAAGGGATGATGCAGAAGACTGACAAAATCAATAGGATACATGTGATTGTTACAAAATCAACAGGATACATGTGACATTCAAGACCCTACAAAGATAACTATAGCTTCTTTTCAAGCACCCATCA belongs to Balaenoptera ricei isolate mBalRic1 chromosome 17, mBalRic1.hap2, whole genome shotgun sequence and includes:
- the MOS gene encoding proto-oncogene serine/threonine-protein kinase mos, with the translated sequence MPSPLPRRPHLPGDRSPSGDSRPCSSPCELPGPAGRLFAGGTPPRAPRLPRRLAWCSVDWEKVRLQHRLGAGGFGCVYKATYHGVPVAIKQVSQRTKNRLASRRSFWAELNVARLRHANIVRVLAASTRAPAGFDSLGTIIMEFGGDVTLHQVIYGATGCPEDHGPACGAGAQLGLEKCLKYSLDVVSGLLFLHSQSIVHLDLKPANILISEQDVCKIGDFGCSARLDDVPCLRTPHHLGGTYTHRAPELLKGEPVTPRADIYSFAITLWQMTTREAPYSGERQHVLYAVVAYDLRPALSAAVFTASIPGKKLENVIQRCWRASASRRPSAELLLVDLRALQAELG